A single genomic interval of Rhododendron vialii isolate Sample 1 chromosome 3a, ASM3025357v1 harbors:
- the LOC131318753 gene encoding tetraspanin-6-like: protein MYRCSNAVIGFLNLLTLLSSIPIIGGGLWMAKSKTSCESFLQTPLLIIGFVILILSLAGFIGSCFHVAWVLWLYLAVMFLLIAALMALTVFGFIVTNRGDSVVVPGRVYKEYHLENYSPWLRKKLKDPRYWETIRTCILGSKTCAKIAYWTPFDYLQRDMSPIQSGCCKPPTACSYAVDATTLAQDPDCYRWNNAPNLLCYECDSCKAGVLETMRTDWRKLSILNIVMVILLICIYSVGCCAYQNTKRAQTDNPYGQNRMSKVRPRWDFHWWRWLDDRRHQLY, encoded by the exons atgtatAGATGCAGCAACGCAGTAATCGGGTTTCTAAACCTGCTCACTCTTCTATCCTCAATCCCAATAATAGGAGGAGGGTTATGGATGGCAAAGAGCAAAACCTCCTGCGAAAGTTTCCTCCAAACACCCCTCCTAATCATCGGCTTCGTCATACTTATTCTCTCTCTAGCCGGCTTCATCGGCTCCTGCTTCCACGTGGCATGGGTTCTCTGGCTCTACTTAGCCGTCATGTTCTTACTCATAGCGGCTTTGATGGCTCTCACTGTGTTCGGCTTCATTGTCACCAACAGAGGCGACAGCGTCGTGGTTCCGGGTCGGGTTTATAAAGAGTACCATTTGGAGAATTACTCGCCGTGGCTGAGGAAAAAACTGAAAGACCCTCGCTACTGGGAGACTATTAGGACTTGTATTTTGGGGTCCAAGACTTGTGCTAAGATTGCTTATTGGACTCCTTTTGATTATTTGCAAAGGGACATGTCTCCTATACAG TCCGGTTGCTGCAAGCCACCAACTGCATGCAGCTACGCGGTGGACGCAACGACTCTGGCCCAAGACCCAGACTGTTACCGGTGGAACAACGCCCCCAACCTTCTCTGCTACGAGTGTGATTCGTGCAAAGCAGGGGTGCTCGAAACCATGAGGACCGATTGGCGCAAGCTTTCTATTCTCAACATTGTGATGGTCATCTTGCTCATTTGTATCTACTCTGTTGGCTGCTGTGCTTACCAAAACACGAAAAGAGCACAGACCGATAACCCCTACGGCCAGAACCGGATGTCCAAAGTCCGACCCAGATGGGATTTCCACTG GTGGAGATGGTTGGATGACAGAAGACACCAGCTCTATTAG